A genomic region of Desulfosarcina ovata subsp. ovata contains the following coding sequences:
- a CDS encoding 3-isopropylmalate dehydrogenase — translation MNTYDVAVIPGDGVGREVADEGLKILDAVADKFGFGVKTVNYDWGCNYYLKHGAMNPADMLVTLKDFDAIFLGCIGDAGKVPDHVSLSLLLEIRKGFDQYVNLRPIRLYPGIQTPVRTATSQSVDFVVVRENTEGEYSRVGGFFKSDTPDAFALQTGVFTRKGCSRVMDYAFQLARERKMLGVGQTVGRVTNCSKSNALNYSMVFWDKIFDQVSAGYPDVTTDTALVDAITMWFVKNPEHFDVIVASNLFGDIITDLGAMLQGGMGFAAGANLNPEKQFPSMFEPIHGSAPKYAGKGIANPVATIESVRMMLEHLGELHAAQAIEKAIAQVLSGGEIKTKDMGGTHSTEQMGEAILGTLMAGN, via the coding sequence ATGAACACCTATGATGTTGCCGTCATCCCTGGAGACGGCGTGGGGCGGGAAGTGGCCGACGAAGGGCTGAAAATCCTGGACGCCGTGGCCGACAAATTCGGCTTCGGGGTCAAGACCGTGAACTACGACTGGGGATGCAACTACTACCTCAAGCATGGGGCGATGAATCCCGCCGACATGCTGGTCACCCTGAAGGACTTCGATGCTATCTTTCTGGGCTGTATCGGCGATGCCGGCAAGGTACCGGATCACGTCTCCCTGTCCCTGTTGCTTGAAATCCGCAAGGGGTTCGACCAGTACGTCAACCTGCGTCCCATCCGGCTCTACCCGGGAATCCAGACACCGGTTCGAACGGCCACGTCCCAATCCGTGGATTTCGTCGTGGTCCGTGAGAACACCGAGGGAGAGTATTCCCGGGTCGGCGGTTTTTTTAAATCGGATACCCCGGACGCCTTCGCCCTGCAAACCGGCGTGTTCACCCGCAAGGGATGTTCGCGGGTGATGGATTACGCCTTTCAACTGGCCCGCGAGCGCAAGATGCTCGGCGTGGGCCAAACCGTCGGCAGGGTGACTAACTGCTCGAAATCAAACGCTCTCAATTACTCCATGGTCTTCTGGGACAAAATTTTCGATCAGGTGTCTGCCGGCTATCCCGACGTGACCACCGATACCGCGTTAGTGGATGCCATCACCATGTGGTTTGTCAAGAATCCGGAGCATTTCGATGTGATCGTGGCCTCCAACCTGTTCGGTGACATCATCACCGATCTGGGGGCCATGCTCCAGGGCGGCATGGGCTTCGCTGCGGGTGCCAATCTGAATCCGGAGAAACAGTTCCCCTCCATGTTCGAACCGATTCATGGATCGGCCCCCAAATACGCCGGCAAGGGCATCGCCAACCCCGTGGCCACAATTGAGTCTGTACGGATGATGCTGGAGCATCTGGGAGAATTGCATGCGGCCCAGGCCATCGAAAAGGCGATTGCCCAGGTTCTTTCCGGTGGGGAAATCAAGACAAAGGATATGGGCGGTACTCACAGTACAGAGCAGATGGGCGAGGCCATTTTGGGCACCCTGATGGCTGGTAATTAA